A genomic stretch from Argiope bruennichi chromosome 2, qqArgBrue1.1, whole genome shotgun sequence includes:
- the LOC129961576 gene encoding tubulin-specific chaperone A-like, producing MADPRIKQIKIKTGVVKRLAKEKLMYEKEAEKEKTKLEKMQATGEDDYLIRKQEEVIKESLMMVPNTMKRYQMAYNELQEILDNEQELAETEEYQAAAEVLKETSKSISASE from the exons ATGGCAGATCCTcgtattaaacaaattaaaataaaaacaggtgTGGTCAAGAG attagcaaaagaaaaattaatgtatgaaaaaGAAGCTGAAAAAGAAAAGACTAAGCTTGAAAAAATGCAAGCTACAGGAGAAGACGATTACTTAATCAGAAAACAG GAGGAAGTAATCAAGGAATCTTTGATGATGGTTCCAAATACTATGAAGCGGTATCAGATGGCGTATAATGAGCTTCAagaaattttg gaCAATGAACAAGAACTTGCTGAAACTGAAGAATATCAAGCAGCTGCAGAAGTTTTAAAGGAAACTTCCAAGAGCATATCAGCTAGTGAATGA